CATGCCGACCCAACGGTGAATTATTGGGATGATGACACTCTGGAAGTGTTTATTGATAGCGATGCTTCTGGTGGCGACCATCAATTTAATCACAGTGCATTTGCTTACCATATTGGCTTAGATAATCAGGCGGCTGATTATGGCCCAGACAAACAAGCTCATTTGTATACGTCGCACTTAAAGAGCCGTTGGCAGCGCAGTAGTGAGGCGCCTTATAATGTGATTTGGGAGGTCGCGATTAAGCTGTATCCTAATGATTTTAAACAAGGCCAAGAAGATAAGCCTTTACTGCTAACACCAAATAAAGTGATCGGTTTTATGCTCGCCTATTGTGATAATGACGGCAGCCCATTAAGAGAGCATTTTATGGGTTCTCATGACATTACTCCGGTTAACGGTGACAAAAACAGAGGGTTTATTGATGCCAGTGTGTTTGGCAAAATAACCCTGAAACGCTAGGGCCTGTTGATCTTTCAAGGTTGTTTGTGCGTTTAATCGATTTTAATTACCAATAGGCGAAACGGATGCCCGATTCAAGCAACACTATTGCAGCTCAACAATGGCGGCATGCCGATCCTTTTATTATGATCTGGACTGTTAGCCCAGATCAGATTGATCATTATCAACATGCCAACAATGTCGCGTATGTGAGCCAATTAGAGCAAACCTCCTGGGCACATTCTAATGCGCTTGGGTTAACGATTGAGCAATATATCGCGTTAGATAGGGGCATGGCGATTAGCCGTCATGAGATTAATTATTTGGCTGCGGCTTATCTTAATGATGTCATCGATTGTGCCACCTGGATTGTGGAGTGCGATGGCAGGCTGAAACTGGCGCGCCATTTTGAGTTTATTCGCCGCAGTGATGGTGTGTCTTTACTCACGGCACGCACCGAGTTTGTGTGTATTGCTTTGTCTAGCGGCCGCCCAAAACGAATGCCCGAAATATTTGCCGATATTTATGGCCGAGCTAACATTCAGATTAACGAGTAGCATTCAGATTAGCGAGTAGGATCACAGTGTAGCGGTGTGCTTATTAGTTAAGGTTGTTAGCGTAACGTTTTACTTTTGACTAGTATTTAACCTATGTGAGTTAAGGAGATAGACCATGAATGTGCGTGATATTATGACCCCTAATCCGGTGTGTATTAGCCATGAGGCGAGCCTTAAAGATGCGCATCTGTTAATGCAAAGCCGAAATGTGCGTCATTTGCCGGTGATCAGTGAATCTACTGGTGAGTTTATTGGCATGCTGACACATAAAAAGATGATTGCGATGGTATTAACCATGCTTAATAAATATGGCCAAGGGGCACTTGATCGAAAAGAGCGTTACACCCCAATTGCCGAGGTGATGGATACTCAAGTGCAAAAGCTTGGATTAGATGAACCGTTAACCATTGTGGTGCAATATTTTATCGATAACAAATTAGGCTGCTTGCCTGTGGTCGATGAGCAAAACCAGGTATTAGGGATTGTCACCTCGTCTGATTTTGTCAAACTGTGCCAGCGTTTATTGCTACAACAATAAACGCCAGCTGGCTTTGATGATTATTTGAGGCGTTGTGAGTGTAAGCGCTTGAGTTGTCACGTTAGCGTAATACCATTAATAGCGGATGCCTTTTATTGTAATGACGCGACAATCTCACGGAAAAACGCGATGGTTTCATGCTTTGATATTAGGCTATCTTGAAAGCCTAAATCGGCACTGTTTTTTACAATAACCACATTATGTTGTTGATTCACATAGATATATTGCCCATAAACCCCAACACAAAAGAATTCCCCTTGCTGTGCTTGTGGTGGTAACCAAATTTGGTAGCCGTAGCCGAGTTTGTCTTTTTGCGGTTTAAGGTATTCAGCTTGTGGTGTGGTGGCGGCTTTTATCCACTCTGCCGAGACGATTTGCTTGCCGTTAAAGTCACCATTGTTTAGCAATAAACGGCCAAAGCGGGCGTAATCACGGGTAGTGACATTTAAGCCGCCTAATGCAAATTCAGCGCCTTGAGAGTCGGTTAGCCAAAACGCATCGCTTTCCATGCCGATGGTATTCCACAGGTTTTGTTGGATCAGTTCGACTAATGATTTTCCGCTTACACGCCTGAGGATCATGCTAATTACGTGGGTGTCCATGCTGACATAATGAAAGACTTTACCTGGCTCAGATTCATTCACCAGTTCACTGGTCATGTCGTCTAACGAGCCACCAATGGCCA
This region of Shewanella livingstonensis genomic DNA includes:
- a CDS encoding CBM9 family sugar-binding protein, translating into MKYSLFALGLLFSSQTLFAMDVEYTATPIDIDGVADSAWQQAKWHTMPYLMDGVLPDSASDFSGQYKLLWDEHYLYLQAEITDDVLLDTHADPTVNYWDDDTLEVFIDSDASGGDHQFNHSAFAYHIGLDNQAADYGPDKQAHLYTSHLKSRWQRSSEAPYNVIWEVAIKLYPNDFKQGQEDKPLLLTPNKVIGFMLAYCDNDGSPLREHFMGSHDITPVNGDKNRGFIDASVFGKITLKR
- a CDS encoding acyl-CoA thioesterase; protein product: MPDSSNTIAAQQWRHADPFIMIWTVSPDQIDHYQHANNVAYVSQLEQTSWAHSNALGLTIEQYIALDRGMAISRHEINYLAAAYLNDVIDCATWIVECDGRLKLARHFEFIRRSDGVSLLTARTEFVCIALSSGRPKRMPEIFADIYGRANIQINE
- a CDS encoding CBS domain-containing protein, whose amino-acid sequence is MNVRDIMTPNPVCISHEASLKDAHLLMQSRNVRHLPVISESTGEFIGMLTHKKMIAMVLTMLNKYGQGALDRKERYTPIAEVMDTQVQKLGLDEPLTIVVQYFIDNKLGCLPVVDEQNQVLGIVTSSDFVKLCQRLLLQQ